From a single Capsicum annuum cultivar UCD-10X-F1 chromosome 12, UCD10Xv1.1, whole genome shotgun sequence genomic region:
- the LOC107850829 gene encoding histone H2B.3, whose protein sequence is MAPKAEKKPHTPAAEKAPAEKKPKAGKKLPKDAAGDKKKKRAKKSIETYKIYIFKVLKQVHPDIGISSKSMGIMNSFINDIFEKLAQEASRLSRINKKPTITSREIQTAVRLVLPGELAKHAVSEGTKAVTKFTSA, encoded by the coding sequence ATGGCGCCAAAAGCCGAGAAAAAACCCCACACTCCCGCCGCCGAGAAAGCTCCCGCAGAGAAGAAGCCAAAAGCCGGGAAGAAACTCCCAAAGGACGCTGCCGGagacaagaagaagaagagggcAAAGAAGTCAATTGAGACTTACAAGATCTACATCTTCAAGGTGTTGAAGCAAGTTCATCCCGATATTGGAATTTCAAGCAAATCTATGGGGATCATGAACAGTTTCATCAACGATATCTTTGAGAAACTTGCTCAGGAAGCTTCTAGACTTTCTAGGATCAACAAGAAGCCGACGATTACTTCAAGGGAAATTCAGACTGCTGTGAGACTTGTGCTTCCTGGTGAATTGGCTAAGCATGCTGTTTCTGAGGGTACTAAAGCTGTTACCAAATTTACTAGTGCTTGA